One window of Peteryoungia desertarenae genomic DNA carries:
- a CDS encoding lytic murein transglycosylase, translated as MRHALRPAICLALLMGSSGMAAANQCGGDLATFLVGVKAEAVAAGTPAAIADQALAGAAIDQKVLSRDRAQGVFKQTFLEFSQRTVSQSRLDIGKKKLQQYADVFARAEQEYGVAPGVIAAFWAMETDFGAVQGDFNTRNALVTLAHDCRRPELFRPQLLALIKMVEHGDLEPATNTGAWAGEIGQVQMLPRDIIEFGVDGDGDNHVNVKGSSRDAILTAAKFIQHLGFRRGEPWIQEVTIPEDLPFEKTGLGSTMTAGDWFGLGVEPRDGNRNHGGLQASLVLPQGRKGPAFITYPNFDIYLKWNQSFIYTTSAAYFATRLTGAPVYQKGNPEQGLNDDQMRALQTRLQALGHDVGKIDGILGSGTRTAVQKEQQRLGMPADAWPTPALLQRL; from the coding sequence ATGCGTCATGCCCTGCGCCCCGCCATCTGCCTCGCTCTACTGATGGGCTCGTCCGGCATGGCTGCCGCCAATCAATGCGGTGGCGATCTGGCAACATTCCTCGTCGGCGTGAAGGCCGAGGCTGTTGCAGCAGGCACGCCCGCGGCAATCGCGGACCAGGCATTGGCTGGAGCCGCAATTGATCAAAAGGTCCTGTCGAGAGACCGCGCCCAGGGTGTCTTCAAGCAGACATTCCTTGAATTTTCGCAACGCACAGTCAGCCAGTCGCGGCTGGACATTGGCAAGAAGAAGCTTCAGCAATACGCCGATGTCTTTGCCCGTGCCGAACAGGAATATGGCGTCGCACCCGGTGTAATCGCAGCATTCTGGGCCATGGAAACAGACTTTGGCGCAGTTCAGGGCGATTTCAACACGCGAAACGCCCTGGTAACACTGGCCCATGATTGTCGCCGCCCCGAACTCTTCCGCCCGCAATTGCTCGCCCTCATCAAGATGGTAGAGCATGGGGATCTGGAACCGGCCACGAATACGGGTGCCTGGGCCGGTGAAATCGGTCAGGTCCAGATGCTGCCGAGGGACATCATTGAATTCGGCGTTGACGGCGATGGCGACAACCATGTGAATGTGAAGGGAAGCAGCCGGGACGCCATTCTGACAGCTGCCAAGTTCATCCAACACCTGGGTTTTCGACGCGGTGAACCCTGGATCCAGGAAGTGACGATCCCTGAAGATCTGCCGTTTGAAAAAACCGGTCTTGGAAGCACGATGACCGCCGGCGACTGGTTCGGCCTCGGCGTCGAGCCGCGTGACGGCAACAGGAACCATGGGGGCTTGCAGGCTTCGCTCGTGCTGCCTCAGGGCCGCAAGGGGCCGGCCTTCATCACCTATCCCAATTTCGACATCTACTTAAAATGGAACCAGTCCTTCATCTACACGACGTCTGCGGCCTATTTCGCCACCCGCTTGACGGGTGCGCCCGTCTACCAGAAGGGCAACCCGGAGCAAGGTTTGAACGATGATCAGATGCGGGCGCTGCAGACGCGTCTGCAGGCCCTGGGCCATGACGTCGGCAAGATCGACGGCATCCTTGGTTCGGGCACGCGCACCGCCGTCCAGAAGGAACAGCAGCGTCTTGGCATGCCGGCTGACGCCTGGCCGACCCCTGCCCTTCTTCAACGCCTCTAG
- a CDS encoding DMT family transporter → MTTRPSLAPTPKTWGLLILLGFIWGGSFFLARYAVGTIPPFTLVFLRLSLAALVLHIYLMGRHQLYGHLKRLWQPFLLLGLLNNAIPHTLIFFGQTEIGAGLAAILNATTPIWTVLIANRLTSDEKLSRLKIAGTMLGLAGTAVLIGPGAFVKTDIPHWALILPILAAMSYGLAATYGKRFRDVPPEVTATGQMTASAIIILPVCLLADAPWTLPAPSLTVIAAVLGLALVSTAYGYILFFKIMAQAGATNTSLVTLLVPPSAILLGFIFLNETLHILDVAGMVLIGLGLVVLDGRLVTRVFNQRSKTSP, encoded by the coding sequence ATGACCACTCGCCCCTCTCTGGCCCCGACACCAAAAACTTGGGGACTGTTGATTCTGCTGGGCTTCATCTGGGGCGGATCCTTCTTTCTCGCACGTTATGCCGTGGGTACGATACCGCCCTTCACGCTGGTTTTCCTGCGTCTGTCGCTGGCGGCTCTTGTCCTTCACATCTACCTGATGGGAAGGCATCAGCTATACGGGCATTTGAAACGACTCTGGCAGCCTTTTCTGCTGCTGGGCCTCCTCAACAACGCCATTCCCCATACGCTCATTTTCTTCGGACAAACGGAAATCGGGGCTGGCCTCGCAGCGATCCTCAACGCGACGACACCCATCTGGACCGTCCTCATTGCAAACCGGCTGACCTCGGATGAAAAACTGAGCCGTTTGAAGATCGCAGGAACAATGCTCGGCCTTGCAGGAACGGCCGTGCTGATAGGACCAGGCGCATTCGTGAAAACCGACATTCCGCACTGGGCGCTCATCCTGCCCATACTTGCCGCCATGTCCTACGGGCTCGCCGCGACCTATGGCAAACGCTTCCGTGACGTGCCACCGGAAGTGACGGCAACCGGCCAGATGACAGCGTCAGCGATCATCATACTTCCCGTATGCCTCCTGGCGGACGCGCCCTGGACCTTGCCGGCCCCATCGCTCACTGTCATCGCTGCAGTGCTCGGCCTCGCGCTGGTCTCGACCGCCTACGGCTATATCCTGTTTTTCAAGATCATGGCCCAGGCGGGCGCAACCAACACGTCGCTGGTAACGCTGCTTGTCCCGCCAAGTGCGATACTGCTCGGTTTCATCTTCCTGAACGAAACCCTCCACATCCTCGATGTCGCCGGGATGGTTCTGATCGGACTCGGCTTGGTGGTTCTCGATGGAAGATTGGTCACCCGAGTGTTCAATCAACGCTCCAAGACGAGCCCCTGA
- the metF gene encoding methylenetetrahydrofolate reductase [NAD(P)H] has protein sequence MAQSELSSDARKAVRISFEFFPPKSPDMEGQLWQTVEELSLWQPDFVSVTYGAGGTTREPTLAVVRRMIAETPMPTAAHLTCVGATRDEVLQVVDEFCAAGVRHFVALRGDSPNGVGSKYVPHPGGFASSYDLVAALRARKDVEVSVSAYPERHPESADDGIDIDMLKRKVDAGATRALTQFFFDNDIFERYLEKVRAAGITIPIIPGIMPIQNLTQLKRFASMCGASIPVKLDERFAGLDDQPQARADMAADIAAEQIADLVARGINDFHLYTMNRSALTNATLKKLGLRPKAGSLSGAAA, from the coding sequence ATGGCACAAAGCGAACTATCGAGCGACGCGCGCAAGGCTGTGCGGATATCCTTCGAGTTTTTCCCGCCAAAATCTCCCGATATGGAAGGTCAGCTGTGGCAGACCGTGGAGGAGCTGTCCCTGTGGCAGCCTGATTTTGTCTCTGTCACTTATGGAGCCGGGGGCACGACACGGGAACCGACACTGGCTGTGGTCCGGCGGATGATCGCAGAAACGCCGATGCCGACAGCTGCGCACCTGACCTGCGTGGGCGCAACACGTGACGAGGTTCTGCAGGTGGTGGACGAGTTCTGCGCTGCGGGTGTCCGTCACTTCGTTGCGTTGCGTGGAGATTCGCCGAATGGTGTTGGTAGCAAATACGTCCCGCATCCGGGCGGTTTTGCCAGTTCCTATGATCTCGTTGCGGCTCTTCGTGCCCGCAAGGATGTCGAGGTGTCTGTTTCGGCCTATCCGGAGCGGCACCCCGAAAGTGCTGACGATGGTATTGATATCGACATGTTGAAGCGAAAGGTCGATGCTGGTGCTACCCGGGCCTTGACACAGTTTTTCTTCGACAACGATATCTTCGAGCGCTACCTTGAGAAGGTCCGGGCTGCCGGAATTACCATTCCCATCATTCCGGGCATCATGCCGATCCAGAATCTCACACAGTTGAAGCGGTTTGCGTCGATGTGCGGAGCATCCATCCCAGTCAAGCTCGATGAGCGGTTTGCCGGCTTGGATGACCAACCGCAGGCGCGGGCGGATATGGCCGCCGATATTGCAGCCGAACAGATCGCCGATCTCGTCGCGCGCGGGATCAACGATTTCCACCTGTACACGATGAATCGCTCGGCGCTTACGAACGCGACCCTGAAAAAGCTGGGTCTGCGTCCGAAGGCAGGGAGCTTGTCTGGCGCTGCGGCCTGA
- a CDS encoding ArsR/SmtB family transcription factor — protein MQFGLEALVDLLKAAGEPTRLRLLVLLSAGDLTVTDLTEILGQSQPRISRHLKLLTEAGLVERYQEGAWAYFRLRQDAEAAALTQGLLTAVLRSDPVLMRDAERLASVKRARAEKAQAYFSRNAAEWDELRRLHVNDTEVEAALLALLGQDKVEALLDLGTGTGRILQLLAGHYRRAIGIDASRDMLSVARANMDKAGIVSASVRHGDILNLPLDSGEFDLVTIHQVLHFLEHPELALAEAARLLKAGGRLAIIDLAPHDLEYLRHEHAHVRLGFSRAIMGDWLTKLGLTVEKIVDLRPDGDGSKGLTVTIWLAGKAADAGEVSRVQTLFKTGS, from the coding sequence ATGCAATTCGGACTGGAGGCTTTGGTTGATCTGTTGAAGGCGGCGGGCGAGCCGACTCGTCTCAGGCTGCTCGTCCTTCTTTCCGCCGGTGATCTGACAGTCACGGATTTGACCGAAATTCTCGGTCAATCTCAGCCTCGCATATCACGCCATTTGAAGCTACTGACCGAGGCAGGGCTCGTCGAGCGCTATCAGGAAGGTGCCTGGGCCTATTTCCGGCTGCGACAGGATGCCGAGGCTGCTGCTCTGACGCAGGGGCTGCTGACAGCGGTCCTGCGTAGCGATCCGGTGTTGATGCGTGATGCAGAGCGTCTGGCGTCAGTCAAGCGTGCCAGAGCGGAAAAAGCACAGGCCTATTTCAGCCGCAATGCAGCGGAATGGGATGAACTTCGTCGGCTGCACGTCAATGACACCGAGGTGGAAGCAGCACTGCTGGCGCTTCTGGGACAGGACAAGGTTGAGGCACTCCTCGATCTTGGTACCGGAACCGGACGCATATTGCAGCTTCTTGCAGGTCATTATCGCCGCGCCATCGGCATCGATGCCAGCCGTGACATGCTGTCGGTCGCGCGTGCCAATATGGACAAGGCGGGGATCGTCTCTGCTTCTGTCCGCCACGGCGACATCCTCAATCTGCCGCTCGATTCCGGCGAATTCGATCTCGTCACCATCCACCAGGTCCTCCACTTTCTGGAGCATCCTGAACTTGCCCTTGCCGAAGCTGCTCGTTTGCTCAAAGCCGGCGGGCGGCTGGCCATTATCGATCTGGCGCCGCATGATCTCGAATATCTGCGCCACGAGCACGCCCATGTCCGGCTTGGTTTTTCACGCGCCATCATGGGCGACTGGCTGACAAAGCTCGGCCTGACCGTCGAGAAGATCGTTGATCTTCGGCCGGATGGCGATGGGTCCAAGGGGCTGACGGTCACGATCTGGCTGGCCGGCAAGGCGGCGGATGCGGGCGAGGTCAGCCGCGTACAAACACTTTTCAAGACCGGGAGTTGA
- a CDS encoding methyl-accepting chemotaxis protein, with the protein MSFSIRNVLIGVFALLSLLLSVLVAHSLLNSYRNYQVYAEVSELTGFDKALFEALLAFRSERGDSRSAIALGAAEGAGSVESMKKRRAAVDAGMNEAKAVAARLDATALGGPITSVMASYETILAFRKTIDEQLAKPPEARDPDLTRNWMSVGGAFLTELEKASLETEARMRMLEPSLTPMIQMRVFAWSTRATAGDALIILNNAATAGQPIDGALQQRLAVADATAAFAWGKVGVLVNHPDTPRPIKDAYEAAERSYFKGQFADMRADFVTKISSGENPPLTIDQWRAATTPAINSIAAVASLAMDTLNNDAKAAKASALGNMIWFLALFVLVLLLGAIGMMVILSKVIRPMGLLTNCMRTLASGNLSVVVPGAQRRDEMGEMARSVEVFQEAAKRNRELETAAEESRLANERERIEMQARAEAEAEARLTQATGTLAAGLKRLAAGDLMCEIDQQFAPQFEALRHDFNTSVRQLRAVLISVGGAASAVSGGSGEISSASGDLAKRTEQQAASLEQTAAALEQITANVTSTSRRSGEARDIVRNTRSRAEQSGVVVGNAVTAMERIEHASKQISQIIGVIDEIAFQTNLLALNAGVEAARAGEAGKGFAVVAQEVRELAQRSANAAKEIKSLISNSEIAVSEGVKLVNETGDGLTAIAGLVQAINEHMDAIASAAQEQSVGLGEVNTAVNHMDQSTQKNAAMVEEMNAASAGLAQEAANLAELLRQFRTGEGAAVASSPKATPAAAPVARQPAPAPSASRPRPAMPAVSGNTALARDNWEEF; encoded by the coding sequence ATGTCCTTCTCCATCAGAAATGTCCTGATCGGTGTCTTTGCACTGCTGAGTTTGTTGCTTTCCGTGCTGGTTGCCCACTCGCTTCTGAATTCCTACCGAAATTACCAGGTTTATGCAGAAGTCTCGGAACTGACCGGCTTCGACAAGGCTCTGTTCGAGGCACTTCTGGCCTTCCGCAGCGAGCGTGGCGATAGCCGTTCGGCCATCGCGTTGGGTGCGGCAGAAGGTGCCGGCTCTGTCGAGTCGATGAAAAAGCGGCGTGCGGCCGTTGATGCCGGGATGAACGAGGCTAAGGCAGTTGCTGCACGGCTTGACGCAACCGCGCTTGGCGGCCCGATCACCAGCGTTATGGCAAGCTATGAGACGATACTTGCATTTCGCAAGACGATCGATGAGCAACTGGCAAAGCCTCCGGAGGCTCGCGATCCGGACCTGACCCGGAACTGGATGTCTGTCGGCGGGGCTTTCCTCACCGAACTAGAGAAGGCATCACTTGAGACGGAGGCACGCATGCGGATGCTCGAACCATCGCTCACACCGATGATCCAGATGCGCGTCTTTGCCTGGTCGACCCGTGCAACCGCCGGCGATGCCCTCATCATCCTCAACAATGCCGCCACGGCCGGCCAACCCATCGACGGCGCCCTGCAGCAGAGGCTTGCCGTGGCCGACGCGACCGCAGCCTTTGCCTGGGGTAAGGTCGGCGTGCTCGTCAATCACCCTGATACGCCAAGGCCCATCAAGGATGCTTACGAGGCCGCCGAGCGGTCATATTTCAAGGGCCAGTTCGCTGACATGCGCGCCGACTTCGTCACCAAGATCAGCAGTGGCGAAAACCCGCCGCTGACAATCGACCAGTGGCGCGCCGCAACCACCCCGGCCATCAACTCGATCGCCGCAGTTGCCTCTCTTGCCATGGATACGCTCAACAACGACGCCAAGGCGGCAAAGGCAAGCGCGCTGGGCAACATGATCTGGTTCCTCGCGCTCTTCGTCCTCGTGCTCCTTCTCGGGGCAATTGGCATGATGGTGATCCTGAGCAAGGTCATTCGTCCGATGGGCCTGTTGACGAATTGCATGCGTACGCTTGCCAGCGGCAATCTCTCTGTCGTCGTTCCCGGAGCACAGCGCCGGGACGAGATGGGCGAGATGGCCCGTTCGGTAGAGGTTTTCCAGGAGGCTGCCAAACGCAATCGCGAACTGGAGACGGCAGCCGAGGAAAGCCGCCTTGCCAATGAGCGCGAACGGATCGAAATGCAGGCCCGTGCCGAGGCTGAAGCCGAAGCCCGCCTCACGCAGGCAACCGGCACGCTCGCAGCCGGTCTCAAGCGGCTGGCCGCTGGCGACCTGATGTGCGAGATCGATCAGCAGTTCGCGCCGCAGTTCGAAGCCCTCCGTCACGACTTCAACACCTCGGTCAGGCAGTTGCGCGCCGTACTCATCTCGGTTGGCGGTGCAGCCAGTGCCGTCAGCGGCGGTTCGGGGGAAATCTCCTCGGCCTCCGGCGATCTTGCAAAGCGCACCGAGCAGCAGGCGGCGTCGTTGGAGCAGACGGCAGCGGCCCTTGAGCAAATCACAGCCAATGTCACTTCAACCTCGCGTCGGTCAGGCGAAGCGCGCGATATCGTGCGCAATACCCGCAGCCGTGCAGAGCAGTCGGGCGTTGTCGTCGGCAATGCCGTCACGGCGATGGAGCGGATCGAGCATGCGTCGAAGCAGATCAGCCAGATCATCGGCGTCATTGACGAGATCGCCTTCCAGACGAACCTCCTGGCGCTGAATGCCGGCGTTGAGGCAGCGCGCGCCGGTGAGGCGGGCAAGGGCTTTGCGGTTGTGGCCCAGGAAGTGCGTGAACTGGCACAGCGGTCCGCCAATGCGGCGAAGGAAATCAAGTCACTGATCAGCAACTCGGAAATTGCGGTCTCGGAAGGCGTGAAGCTGGTCAACGAGACGGGTGACGGTCTGACGGCGATTGCGGGCCTTGTGCAGGCCATCAACGAGCACATGGATGCGATCGCCTCTGCCGCGCAGGAGCAATCGGTCGGTCTCGGCGAGGTGAATACGGCGGTCAACCACATGGACCAGTCGACGCAGAAGAATGCGGCGATGGTGGAAGAGATGAATGCGGCCTCAGCCGGCCTTGCGCAGGAGGCAGCCAATCTTGCCGAACTCCTGCGTCAGTTCCGGACGGGTGAGGGGGCTGCCGTCGCGTCCAGTCCCAAGGCAACACCAGCGGCTGCACCTGTTGCTCGTCAACCGGCGCCAGCCCCGTCCGCCAGCCGTCCCCGCCCTGCCATGCCAGCCGTCTCCGGCAATACGGCACTCGCCCGCGACAACTGGGAAGAGTTCTGA
- the ettA gene encoding energy-dependent translational throttle protein EttA yields the protein MARQFIYHMSGLSKSYGAKKILENIHLSFYPDAKIGILGPNGAGKSTVLRIIAGQDKEYTGEAWLADGATVGYLEQEPKLDPNKNAFENVMEGVADKQAVLDRYNELMMNYSDETADEGAKLQDIIDSQNLWDLEQQVEMAMEALRCPPKDADVTVLSGGERRRIALCRLLLSQPDLLLLDEPTNHLDAETIAWLEKHLRDYPGAVMMITHDRYFLDNVTGWILELDRGRGIPYEGNYSAYLTAKAKRMQQEARDEAGRQKALSREQEWIASSPKARQAKSKARIKAYEQLVDAAENIRPGDAQIIIPVSERLGNVVIELEGIKKGFEGRTLINDLSIKLPPGGIVGIIGPNGAGKSTLFKMITGQEKPDAGTIRIGDTVHLGYVDQSRDALDANKTVWEEISGGAEVIKLGKFDMNSRAYCGAFNFKGGDQQQKVGNLSGGQRNRVHLAKMLKAGGNVLLLDEPTNDLDTETLGALESALEAFAGCAIIISHDRMFLDRLATHILAFEGDGHVEWFEGNFEDYEQDKIRRLGPDALNPGSQAYKRLTR from the coding sequence ATGGCACGCCAGTTCATCTATCACATGTCGGGACTCAGCAAGTCCTACGGCGCCAAGAAGATTCTCGAGAACATCCATCTCTCGTTCTACCCCGATGCGAAGATCGGTATTCTGGGCCCCAACGGTGCCGGTAAGTCGACCGTGCTGCGCATCATTGCCGGCCAGGACAAGGAATATACCGGGGAAGCCTGGCTCGCCGATGGCGCGACCGTCGGTTATCTGGAGCAGGAGCCCAAGCTCGATCCGAACAAGAACGCCTTCGAAAACGTCATGGAAGGCGTGGCCGACAAGCAGGCCGTGCTCGACCGTTACAACGAATTGATGATGAACTATTCCGACGAGACCGCCGACGAAGGCGCCAAGCTCCAGGACATCATTGACAGCCAGAACCTCTGGGACCTCGAACAGCAGGTCGAAATGGCTATGGAAGCCCTGCGCTGCCCGCCGAAGGACGCGGACGTCACCGTGCTGTCGGGCGGTGAGCGTCGCCGTATCGCGCTCTGCCGCCTCCTGCTCTCGCAGCCGGATCTGCTCTTGCTCGACGAACCGACCAACCACCTCGACGCCGAGACGATCGCCTGGCTTGAAAAGCACCTGCGCGATTATCCGGGCGCCGTGATGATGATCACCCACGACCGCTACTTCCTCGACAATGTCACCGGCTGGATCCTCGAGCTCGACCGTGGTCGCGGCATCCCCTACGAAGGCAATTATTCGGCCTATCTGACGGCCAAGGCCAAGCGCATGCAGCAGGAAGCCCGCGACGAAGCCGGTCGCCAGAAGGCATTATCGCGCGAACAGGAATGGATTGCATCCAGCCCGAAGGCCCGTCAGGCCAAGTCCAAGGCCCGTATCAAAGCCTATGAACAGCTGGTTGATGCAGCCGAAAACATTCGCCCCGGCGATGCGCAGATCATCATCCCGGTCTCCGAGCGTCTTGGCAATGTGGTCATCGAACTCGAAGGCATCAAGAAAGGCTTTGAAGGCCGCACACTGATCAATGATCTCTCGATCAAGCTGCCGCCGGGCGGTATCGTCGGCATCATCGGTCCGAACGGTGCGGGCAAGTCGACGCTGTTCAAGATGATCACCGGCCAGGAAAAACCGGATGCCGGCACGATCCGCATCGGGGATACCGTGCATCTCGGCTATGTCGACCAGAGCCGAGATGCGCTCGATGCCAACAAGACCGTCTGGGAAGAAATTTCCGGCGGCGCTGAGGTGATCAAGCTCGGCAAGTTCGACATGAACTCGCGTGCTTATTGCGGCGCCTTCAACTTCAAGGGCGGCGATCAGCAGCAGAAGGTCGGTAATCTCTCCGGCGGTCAGCGCAACCGTGTGCACCTGGCCAAGATGCTGAAGGCCGGCGGCAACGTCCTGCTCCTCGACGAACCGACCAACGACCTCGATACCGAAACGCTCGGTGCGCTTGAAAGCGCGCTCGAAGCCTTTGCCGGCTGCGCCATCATCATCAGCCACGATCGCATGTTCCTCGACCGTCTGGCGACCCACATCCTCGCCTTTGAAGGCGATGGCCATGTCGAGTGGTTCGAGGGCAACTTCGAAGATTACGAGCAGGACAAGATCCGCCGTCTCGGGCCTGACGCACTGAACCCGGGCAGCCAGGCCTATAAGCGCCTGACGCGGTAA
- a CDS encoding alpha/beta hydrolase, producing MFEDRHQLATPSGANLAYHSLAAKGHPRAIVLICHGLAEHSCRYGHFAEELADHGYHVYAHDHRGHGETQAPDASLGRFGRKGGWRLVIEDVMAMRTLALSQHPGLPVILFGHSMGGLISLNTAISHPTAFDAVAVWNSNFHPGIAGRVAQAVLGIERVMKGSDVPSGLLPKATFNAWGKAIPGYRTGFDWLSHDSHEVDAYIADPLCGFDASVSLWEDIFALTYRGQDQRKLARLPLTLPINLVGGGEDPATDYGKAVTWFGEHLTSLGFGRTTTTVYPQMRHETLNEVDKATAIEDFIRWAKSAV from the coding sequence ATGTTCGAGGATCGTCACCAGCTTGCGACGCCATCAGGCGCCAACCTCGCCTACCATAGTCTTGCGGCAAAGGGGCATCCGCGGGCAATCGTGCTGATCTGCCACGGTCTGGCCGAGCATTCATGTCGCTATGGTCATTTTGCCGAAGAGCTGGCGGATCACGGTTACCATGTCTACGCGCATGACCATCGGGGACATGGCGAGACCCAGGCTCCGGACGCATCACTCGGACGTTTTGGCCGAAAAGGCGGCTGGCGACTGGTGATCGAGGATGTCATGGCCATGCGGACATTGGCCCTGAGCCAGCATCCCGGCCTCCCCGTAATCTTGTTTGGCCATTCCATGGGCGGCCTCATCTCCTTGAATACTGCGATCTCTCATCCAACGGCGTTTGATGCGGTTGCAGTCTGGAACTCGAACTTCCACCCCGGCATCGCCGGCAGGGTCGCCCAAGCCGTGCTCGGCATCGAACGCGTCATGAAAGGATCCGATGTACCAAGCGGTCTCTTGCCGAAGGCGACCTTCAACGCCTGGGGAAAAGCCATCCCGGGATACCGCACCGGCTTCGACTGGCTTTCCCACGATTCGCATGAGGTGGATGCCTATATCGCTGATCCACTCTGCGGTTTTGATGCCAGCGTCTCGCTCTGGGAAGACATTTTCGCCCTCACCTATCGCGGCCAGGATCAGCGCAAGCTCGCCAGACTACCCCTGACACTGCCGATCAACCTCGTCGGCGGTGGAGAAGATCCTGCCACAGACTATGGCAAGGCAGTCACCTGGTTTGGCGAACATCTGACCTCACTCGGATTCGGACGCACGACGACAACCGTCTATCCGCAGATGCGCCATGAGACGCTCAATGAAGTCGACAAGGCGACCGCAATCGAAGACTTCATCCGCTGGGCAAAATCAGCAGTCTGA
- a CDS encoding CaiB/BaiF CoA transferase family protein produces the protein MAAPDTEKTADRQKPQPPLAGIRVIELARVLAGPWAGQMLADLGADVIKVENPEGGDDTRTWGPPFVTGADGENLSAAYYHSTNRNKRSIAVDLKTPEGQDTVRRLCASADVVIENFKRGGLEKYGLDYESLKAINPKLVYCSITGFGQNGPYADFAGYDYIVQGMSGFMSITGENDGEPMKAGVAIADIFTGIYAVTAIQAALIHVMKTGQGQFVDMALLDVMSAVLANQNMNYLISGKPPTRLGNAHPNISPYEVVPTSDGHLILAVGNDGQFKRLCTILGIPAVAEDERFATNKARVANKVEVRRIVTAETVKWSKRDLLSACEANAVPAGPINSIKEMFADPQVQARGLKIELTDDKGTVIPSVRTPIVLSETPLRYERPSPRIGEHGEDILAELAELKRKTQ, from the coding sequence ATGGCAGCGCCCGATACGGAAAAGACAGCTGACCGGCAGAAACCGCAGCCACCGCTCGCCGGCATCCGCGTGATCGAGCTTGCCCGCGTGCTTGCCGGTCCCTGGGCAGGCCAGATGCTCGCCGATCTCGGCGCCGACGTGATCAAGGTCGAAAACCCCGAAGGTGGCGACGACACCCGCACCTGGGGACCGCCCTTCGTTACGGGCGCCGATGGCGAAAACCTCTCGGCCGCCTATTATCACTCGACCAACCGCAACAAACGCTCGATCGCGGTCGACCTGAAGACGCCGGAAGGCCAGGACACGGTACGCCGCCTCTGCGCCTCTGCCGATGTCGTCATCGAGAACTTCAAGCGCGGGGGCCTTGAGAAGTACGGCCTCGATTACGAAAGCCTGAAAGCGATCAACCCGAAGCTCGTCTACTGCTCGATCACCGGCTTTGGCCAGAACGGCCCCTATGCCGATTTCGCCGGCTATGACTATATCGTCCAGGGCATGTCCGGCTTCATGTCGATCACGGGCGAAAACGACGGCGAGCCGATGAAGGCGGGCGTCGCCATCGCCGACATCTTCACCGGCATCTATGCCGTGACCGCCATCCAGGCCGCCCTGATCCACGTCATGAAAACAGGCCAGGGCCAGTTCGTCGATATGGCGCTGCTCGATGTCATGTCGGCGGTGCTCGCCAACCAGAACATGAACTACCTGATCTCCGGCAAGCCCCCGACCCGGCTTGGCAATGCTCATCCCAATATCAGCCCCTATGAAGTGGTGCCGACATCAGACGGCCACCTGATCCTCGCCGTCGGCAATGACGGGCAGTTCAAGCGCCTCTGCACCATCCTCGGCATTCCCGCTGTTGCTGAGGACGAGCGCTTCGCCACCAACAAGGCACGCGTCGCCAACAAGGTCGAGGTCCGCCGCATCGTCACGGCAGAAACCGTGAAATGGTCGAAGCGCGACCTGCTCTCCGCCTGTGAAGCAAACGCCGTGCCGGCCGGGCCGATCAACTCGATCAAGGAAATGTTCGCCGACCCGCAAGTTCAGGCACGTGGCCTCAAGATCGAACTGACCGACGACAAGGGCACCGTGATCCCGAGCGTGCGCACGCCGATCGTGCTCTCCGAGACACCCCTGCGCTACGAGCGCCCGAGCCCGCGCATCGGCGAACACGGCGAAGACATTCTGGCCGAACTGGCCGAGCTGAAAAGGAAGACGCAATGA